Proteins encoded by one window of Candidatus Zixiibacteriota bacterium:
- a CDS encoding TldD/PmbA family protein, which yields MTRREFVKTGAKGVALVSLPFIFKVDPLAALTTPPAGSLNLNDYYTHFGVDEAIIKQVMAAALEKGGDYCDIFFEHSISNSIGLEDNLVNRAYSTVDFGVGIRVVEGDQTGYSFTEEITPEAMKLAAKTAANIANQAKNAPPKELVLHDSKDLYPVEQSWEDVGFDEIIPKLQQINDKVLSLDPRVVNSQIWFTSGTQYVLLATSDGRIVCDYRPMSRTFAQCIAEQEGRREENYHMIGGRFGLELYTPENIDTLAKEAVRRTIDLFQAVPMAGGEMEVVLAPGKAGILLHEAIGHGMEADYNRKGESIFADKIGKPVAQPFVSIVDDGTIPSYRGSINIDDEGNDTHKTYLVRDGILETYLHDYISAKHYGVKPTGNGRRQSFRYMPIPRMTNTYMLNGPHTKEEIIASVKKGLYAESFTNGEVNIGPGDFTFYLKSGYMIEDGKLTTPVKDVNLIGNGPDVLTKMVMVANDLEVEQSGGTCGKGGQWAPVTDGLPTTKVSSITVGSNA from the coding sequence ATGACCAGACGAGAATTTGTAAAGACAGGCGCAAAAGGAGTAGCGCTCGTAAGCCTGCCTTTTATCTTCAAGGTAGACCCGCTGGCGGCGCTCACTACCCCACCCGCCGGTAGCCTCAATCTTAATGACTACTACACCCACTTCGGTGTCGATGAGGCTATCATCAAGCAGGTAATGGCTGCCGCCCTGGAGAAAGGCGGAGACTACTGCGATATCTTCTTCGAACACTCAATCAGCAACAGCATCGGCCTCGAAGACAATCTGGTCAACCGGGCTTATTCCACCGTGGATTTCGGCGTCGGCATCAGAGTCGTGGAGGGTGACCAGACCGGATATTCCTTCACGGAGGAGATTACGCCCGAGGCGATGAAGCTTGCCGCAAAAACGGCCGCCAACATCGCCAATCAGGCAAAGAATGCCCCCCCGAAAGAACTGGTACTGCACGACAGCAAAGACCTCTACCCGGTAGAGCAGTCATGGGAAGACGTCGGTTTCGACGAGATTATACCAAAGCTCCAACAAATCAATGACAAGGTCCTCTCGCTCGATCCGCGCGTCGTGAACTCCCAAATCTGGTTTACCAGCGGAACCCAGTATGTCCTTCTGGCCACCTCCGATGGCCGTATTGTCTGCGATTACCGCCCCATGTCCCGCACCTTCGCCCAGTGTATCGCCGAACAGGAGGGCCGCCGCGAAGAAAACTATCACATGATCGGAGGTCGCTTCGGACTCGAACTCTATACACCGGAAAATATCGATACTCTGGCCAAAGAAGCCGTGCGACGTACAATCGACCTGTTCCAGGCCGTCCCAATGGCCGGAGGGGAAATGGAAGTCGTGCTCGCTCCCGGGAAAGCCGGCATCCTCCTTCACGAAGCCATAGGACATGGCATGGAAGCCGACTACAATCGCAAAGGCGAATCGATCTTCGCGGACAAAATCGGCAAACCGGTCGCCCAACCGTTCGTCTCGATAGTCGATGACGGTACCATCCCCAGCTACCGCGGATCGATCAATATCGACGACGAAGGTAATGACACCCACAAAACGTACCTGGTCAGAGACGGAATACTCGAAACCTATCTCCACGACTATATCAGCGCCAAACACTACGGCGTTAAACCCACCGGAAATGGTCGCCGGCAATCCTTCCGCTACATGCCCATCCCACGCATGACCAACACTTACATGCTCAACGGTCCGCACACTAAAGAGGAGATTATTGCCAGTGTCAAGAAAGGCCTTTATGCCGAATCGTTCACTAACGGTGAAGTCAATATCGGCCCCGGAGATTTCACTTTCTATCTCAAGTCCGGCTACATGATTGAGGACGGCAAACTCACCACCCCGGTGAAGGATGTCAACCTGATTGGTAACGGGCCCGATGTTCTCACCAAGATGGTGATGGTGGCCAATGACCTCGAGGTCGAGCAAAGCGGCGGAACCTGCGGCAAGGGCGGCCAGTGGGCGCCGGTAACCGATGGTCTGCCGACCACCAAGGTCTCTTCGATAACCGTGGGCAGTAACGCTTAG
- a CDS encoding oligopeptide transporter, OPT family: MSNTENNQQNFKPFIGAEQSVAEVTWKAVILGSIISVVFGVANAYLGLKFGMTVSASIPAAVISMAVLRLLFKKVTVLENNIVQTIGSAGESLAAGIIFTIPAFFIWSADQALAAAGYFHEVSKMQIFWLSMLGGALGILLMIPLRKYLVEREHERLAFPEGTACAEIIVAGDEGGNKAKLVFTGIGLGAFYKILMNMLKTWSESVNYDFQRVLKGGTIGVDATPALLGVGYIIGPRISALMLSGAVLGYLGIGPLIAFIGQQIPGIIITPGDIPISDMDSSQLRDFYIKYLGVGAVAVGGFVSLIKSFPVIISSFSKGFGQLLGKKKTDAETAPRTDIDLPMKWVLLAVVGIIIAIWILPSTELHLLGSAMAVLFGFFFVVVAARIVGIVGSSSSPVSGMTIATLLATCLILVYFGVSGVKGMVTAMSVGTIVCIAVCMSGDIAQDLKTGYLLGATPWKQQLTEFIGLFFPAIAMGFTIYFLNDAFGFVQIEGSTRAPLLAPQANVMATVVKGVMNANLPWLPIIVGGMIAFAVELLGVGSLPFAIGLYLPLSLSTPIMTGGLVALLIKKWSDKGLYKSRNENGVLFASGLVAGDALIGVAVAFMIGSWGAYESFYDNHDGMMATLTGWFGPWLSLICFFGLAAVLGHLAWRGFGKKGVNRR; the protein is encoded by the coding sequence GTGTCCAACACCGAAAATAATCAGCAAAACTTCAAGCCCTTTATCGGCGCGGAGCAGTCCGTTGCCGAAGTGACCTGGAAAGCGGTGATTCTGGGGTCCATTATTTCGGTAGTCTTTGGCGTGGCCAATGCCTACCTCGGACTCAAATTCGGAATGACCGTCTCCGCCTCTATCCCGGCTGCCGTTATCTCTATGGCGGTGCTCCGACTCCTTTTCAAAAAGGTCACCGTGCTTGAAAACAACATTGTCCAGACAATCGGCTCGGCGGGCGAGTCTCTGGCTGCCGGCATCATCTTCACCATTCCGGCATTCTTCATCTGGTCGGCAGATCAGGCCCTGGCTGCGGCCGGGTATTTTCACGAAGTCTCCAAAATGCAGATCTTCTGGCTGTCTATGCTCGGGGGAGCCCTGGGCATTCTGCTGATGATCCCCCTGCGTAAATACCTGGTTGAACGCGAACACGAACGTCTGGCTTTTCCTGAAGGCACCGCCTGCGCCGAAATTATCGTCGCGGGCGACGAAGGCGGCAACAAAGCTAAACTCGTTTTCACGGGTATCGGTCTGGGAGCGTTCTACAAAATCCTGATGAACATGCTGAAAACCTGGTCCGAATCCGTCAACTACGACTTCCAAAGAGTCCTCAAAGGCGGCACTATCGGCGTTGACGCTACCCCCGCCCTGCTGGGAGTAGGCTACATAATCGGCCCCCGCATCTCCGCGCTTATGCTCAGCGGAGCGGTCCTGGGATACCTGGGAATCGGACCGCTAATCGCCTTCATCGGTCAGCAAATTCCGGGAATAATCATCACTCCGGGCGACATCCCCATCAGCGACATGGACTCATCGCAACTTCGTGATTTCTATATTAAATACCTCGGTGTCGGAGCAGTAGCCGTTGGCGGCTTCGTATCACTAATCAAGTCATTCCCGGTCATCATCTCCTCCTTCTCCAAGGGATTTGGACAACTCCTCGGCAAGAAAAAGACCGATGCCGAAACCGCCCCGCGAACCGACATAGATCTGCCTATGAAGTGGGTTCTGCTGGCCGTAGTGGGCATCATTATAGCTATCTGGATTCTCCCAAGCACCGAACTCCACTTGCTCGGGTCGGCTATGGCCGTACTATTCGGCTTCTTTTTCGTCGTGGTGGCCGCAAGAATTGTCGGTATAGTCGGCTCTTCATCGTCACCCGTCTCCGGAATGACTATCGCTACCCTCCTGGCAACCTGTCTTATTTTGGTCTATTTCGGAGTCTCCGGAGTCAAGGGTATGGTTACAGCCATGTCGGTGGGTACTATCGTTTGTATAGCCGTGTGTATGTCTGGCGACATAGCTCAGGACCTCAAAACCGGATACCTCCTCGGAGCCACCCCATGGAAACAGCAGCTCACCGAATTCATCGGCCTGTTCTTCCCCGCTATCGCTATGGGCTTCACGATCTACTTCCTTAACGACGCTTTCGGCTTCGTCCAGATCGAAGGTTCTACCAGAGCCCCCCTTCTTGCCCCGCAAGCCAACGTGATGGCCACCGTCGTCAAAGGCGTCATGAACGCCAACCTTCCGTGGCTCCCGATCATCGTTGGCGGCATGATCGCTTTCGCTGTCGAATTGCTCGGCGTCGGCTCACTGCCGTTCGCGATTGGACTTTATCTCCCGCTGTCTTTATCCACCCCGATTATGACCGGCGGACTGGTAGCTTTGTTAATCAAAAAATGGTCCGATAAGGGCCTCTACAAATCCAGAAACGAAAATGGCGTTCTGTTTGCCTCGGGGCTGGTAGCTGGCGACGCTCTCATTGGCGTCGCGGTGGCCTTTATGATAGGCTCCTGGGGCGCTTATGAGTCCTTCTATGATAATCACGACGGCATGATGGCGACTCTCACCGGATGGTTCGGCCCTTGGCTTTCGCTTATATGTTTCTTCGGCTTAGCTGCCGTCCTGGGCCACCTGGCCTGGCGCGGCTTTGGAAAAAAAGGGGTAAATCGCCGCTGA
- a CDS encoding T9SS type A sorting domain-containing protein has protein sequence MTKRLQPILVVAMVLLVPALVFAGTNNFGVAKTAYQNGSLVVELVVSNAHPLAGLDIPLRYSEGVTLEKVTFEGTRVSYFDFKSAYINTQDRTVLIGLLPQLSPVAKPDLAVGEGAICQLHFRVDDESVSEVTIEAIATKDPNHVLTYIYHDGDVPRGLYPEFNSVTVSLSNPGELPQAYALRQNFPNPFNPTTDICFDLPKAGKVNLTVYNVLGQKVATLVDGDLEAGNHTITWDASQQASGVYFYRIEAGEFSKTMKSMLLK, from the coding sequence TTGACAAAACGTTTACAACCAATCCTAGTTGTCGCCATGGTTCTGTTGGTTCCCGCACTAGTGTTTGCTGGCACCAATAACTTTGGGGTAGCTAAGACTGCCTATCAGAACGGCAGCCTGGTTGTGGAGTTGGTAGTGTCCAATGCTCACCCGCTGGCAGGGCTTGATATTCCTCTTCGTTACTCCGAAGGCGTAACGTTGGAGAAGGTCACATTTGAAGGTACCCGTGTATCTTATTTTGACTTCAAGTCTGCCTACATCAACACGCAGGATCGTACCGTTCTCATCGGGTTACTGCCTCAGCTGAGCCCGGTTGCGAAACCCGATCTCGCGGTTGGTGAGGGTGCCATCTGTCAGCTGCACTTCCGGGTGGACGATGAGTCGGTTTCCGAGGTAACTATTGAAGCTATAGCGACCAAGGATCCGAATCACGTGCTGACCTACATCTACCATGATGGTGATGTCCCTCGCGGTCTTTACCCTGAGTTCAACAGTGTTACTGTTTCGCTCAGCAATCCCGGCGAACTGCCGCAGGCGTACGCCCTTCGCCAGAATTTCCCGAATCCGTTCAACCCCACCACCGATATCTGCTTCGATCTTCCGAAAGCCGGTAAGGTGAATCTGACTGTTTACAACGTACTCGGTCAGAAGGTTGCTACCCTGGTTGACGGTGATCTGGAAGCTGGAAACCATACCATCACCTGGGATGCTTCGCAGCAGGCCAGTGGTGTATACTTCTATCGTATAGAGGCCGGTGAGTTCTCAAAGACGATGAAGTCAATGTTGTTGAAGTAA
- a CDS encoding ABC transporter permease, whose protein sequence is MIFIRLINDWLQHFAYECQSIFFFSLKMLKGLFVRPVYHMEIREQMYLIGIGSLYLVVLTGIFAGQGFALAFSVELADFGAKNYLGRIMSIAIVRELGPVLTGLMIAARVAAGITAEIGAMKSSNQLDAMTAFGIDPIKKLAVPRMIALFFMVPALTIVCDLIAIVGGWMIAVLISHVTSTMYWSAVKERLIFGNIFIGLFKPVMYSLVIAFVSCYKGFTSEGGTKGVGRATTESVVLSSITILVVNFFITKVVFSLIKGYL, encoded by the coding sequence ATGATATTTATAAGATTGATAAACGACTGGCTACAGCATTTTGCATACGAGTGTCAGAGCATCTTCTTTTTCTCGCTTAAGATGCTCAAGGGTCTCTTTGTCAGACCGGTCTATCATATGGAGATTCGCGAGCAGATGTACCTGATCGGTATCGGTTCGCTTTATCTGGTGGTTCTGACGGGGATATTCGCGGGGCAGGGATTTGCGCTGGCGTTTTCGGTCGAACTGGCTGACTTCGGCGCCAAGAATTACCTGGGCAGGATAATGTCTATTGCTATTGTTCGTGAACTGGGGCCGGTTCTGACGGGGCTTATGATCGCGGCGAGAGTAGCGGCCGGTATCACGGCCGAGATAGGGGCGATGAAATCATCCAATCAGCTCGACGCCATGACAGCTTTTGGGATAGACCCTATCAAGAAACTCGCGGTACCCCGGATGATCGCTCTGTTTTTCATGGTACCGGCTCTGACAATCGTTTGCGACCTGATCGCGATAGTCGGAGGCTGGATGATTGCGGTTTTGATTTCACACGTTACTTCTACCATGTACTGGTCGGCGGTCAAGGAACGGCTGATTTTCGGCAACATTTTTATCGGCCTGTTCAAGCCGGTTATGTACTCTTTGGTGATAGCCTTCGTTTCGTGTTATAAGGGATTTACATCGGAAGGCGGCACGAAAGGGGTTGGCCGGGCCACCACCGAATCGGTAGTGCTGTCATCGATTACCATACTGGTCGTGAACTTTTTCATCACCAAAGTCGTTTTCTCGCTTATCAAGGGATATTTATGA
- a CDS encoding ATP-binding cassette domain-containing protein gives MIEFRNVDFSYDTKPILKNVSFTVGQSEAVVIMGPSGSGKSTVLRLILGLECPQHGEILVDGQNICLMKEKQKQEIRKKIGMVFQDGALFDSLSVWENVGYYLLEHTTLPVDEIGQRAMEMLGFVGLDAEEIMNKLPEHLSGGMQRRVAIGRALLSTDPRVMLYDEPTTGLDPQSTENVIALINKLHDEKSLSTVVVTHQIADALAIADKFVVIVNGEVVFIGTLDQLRLSDNEKVRAFLEPFRQSVMQVAERKFVDI, from the coding sequence ATGATCGAGTTTCGAAACGTAGATTTCTCGTACGACACAAAGCCGATTTTGAAGAACGTGTCATTTACGGTCGGCCAGTCGGAAGCGGTGGTAATCATGGGACCATCGGGTTCCGGAAAGTCCACCGTTCTGCGGCTCATTCTGGGATTGGAGTGTCCGCAGCATGGAGAGATTCTCGTTGATGGTCAGAATATTTGCCTGATGAAGGAAAAGCAGAAGCAGGAGATTCGCAAGAAGATAGGGATGGTTTTTCAGGACGGAGCGCTTTTTGATTCTCTGTCGGTGTGGGAGAATGTGGGGTATTATTTGCTGGAGCACACCACTCTGCCTGTTGATGAGATAGGCCAGCGAGCAATGGAGATGTTGGGTTTTGTGGGGTTGGACGCGGAAGAGATAATGAACAAGTTGCCCGAGCATCTTTCGGGCGGTATGCAGCGCCGGGTGGCCATAGGACGGGCCCTTTTATCGACAGATCCACGGGTCATGCTTTATGATGAGCCCACCACCGGACTTGACCCGCAGTCAACCGAGAATGTGATAGCTCTCATCAACAAGCTTCACGACGAAAAGTCGTTGTCGACGGTCGTCGTGACTCACCAGATTGCCGATGCTCTGGCTATTGCCGACAAGTTTGTGGTTATCGTTAATGGCGAAGTTGTTTTTATAGGCACTCTTGACCAGTTGCGCTTGAGCGACAATGAGAAAGTGCGGGCGTTTCTGGAGCCGTTCAGGCAATCGGTGATGCAGGTGGCGGAAAGAAAATTCGTGGATATCTAA
- a CDS encoding MlaD family protein, which produces MKRTTVVKWGNLKVGLLLTFVIAILFYASFSGGGTSIFDPKGKFVCYFRNVNGLVNGSPVWMSGVEVGNVRSVNFVNIDSLHQVEVVCRVKKSVWNRLTKDARVMLGTIGFLGDKYVEVLPGTVGGPAIEEMDVIETVDAGDATAMFKAGEEAINDAKQFVVELDTLLARMNRGEGTLGKMATDDRMYSEMTLLLSRLTVLVSDLQKNQERIVSSIEKTANSVGSLSEKVDNNTGTLGRLANDPSLYDNLSASTAKLDTILRKINAAEGNLGLLVNDTAMYSEMTNLMARLNNLITDIQANPRRYFKFSVF; this is translated from the coding sequence ATGAAAAGAACAACCGTTGTTAAGTGGGGCAATCTTAAGGTCGGTCTGCTGCTGACATTTGTCATTGCCATCCTTTTTTACGCGTCTTTTTCCGGAGGGGGTACCTCTATATTTGATCCCAAGGGGAAGTTTGTGTGTTATTTCCGTAACGTAAACGGCTTGGTGAACGGTTCCCCGGTGTGGATGTCGGGGGTTGAGGTGGGAAATGTACGCTCGGTGAATTTTGTTAATATTGACTCTCTTCATCAGGTTGAAGTGGTTTGTCGCGTGAAGAAATCGGTGTGGAATCGGTTAACGAAGGACGCCAGGGTGATGCTGGGTACGATTGGTTTTCTGGGAGACAAGTATGTGGAAGTGCTGCCGGGAACAGTCGGCGGTCCGGCTATCGAGGAGATGGATGTTATAGAGACGGTAGACGCCGGCGATGCTACCGCGATGTTCAAGGCGGGTGAAGAGGCCATTAACGATGCCAAGCAGTTTGTGGTGGAGCTTGATACTCTTCTGGCGAGGATGAATCGCGGCGAGGGGACGCTGGGGAAGATGGCAACTGATGATAGGATGTACAGCGAGATGACTCTGTTGTTGTCGCGTCTCACAGTTCTGGTTTCCGATCTTCAGAAAAACCAGGAGAGAATAGTCTCGTCGATAGAGAAGACAGCCAACTCTGTTGGAAGTTTATCGGAGAAGGTGGACAACAACACGGGGACGCTGGGACGTCTGGCGAATGATCCGTCGCTTTATGACAATCTGAGCGCATCGACCGCGAAGCTGGATACGATACTTCGGAAGATTAATGCCGCTGAGGGGAACCTCGGATTACTTGTCAATGATACCGCCATGTATTCTGAGATGACCAATCTTATGGCGAGGTTGAACAACCTGATCACGGACATACAGGCGAATCCGCGCAGGTATTTCAAGTTCAGCGTGTTTTAA
- a CDS encoding DEAD/DEAH box helicase has protein sequence MNLDQIIDLLKSDHELKGNISHWKTYPPRPAKYADYPPGLDQRLVTTLKQRGIERLYTHQAEAIEAVRKDNDVVVVTPTASGKTLCYNIPVLDRIMKDPNSRALYLFPTKALSQDQLAELYDLIQKTEVDIKTYTFDGDTPQTARRLIRSAGHIVVTNPDMLHAGILPHHTKWIKLFENLKYVVIDEVHHYRGVFGSHLANVIKRLKRICRFYGSNPTFICCSATIANPDDLTERIIGRKVTLIDNNGAPSGERHFLIYNPPVVNKQLGIRKSSVNEAARLASLFLKQKIQTIVFAHFRLYVEVLLTYLQRELKGSFGRGINVAGYRGGYLPNERRRIEAGLRNGSITGVVSTNALELGVDIGSLDVSIIVGYPGSIASLWQQAGRAGRRSTTAVTVMVANSTAINQFLCAEPKYVFERTPESGIIDPDNLIIRTNHIKCAAFELPFDENDGLQQDGTNQILDYLTESNILRKAGNRYHWSSEIYPAQQISLRSASPDNFVILNESNNSEVIGEVDYFSAPIFLHPEAIYLHSANQYQVTKLDWEGKKAYVKEVDVDYYTDAETKTDLKVLSTIDDENFGDAVMSHGEVTVTNVTVLFKKIKFQTHENIGSGELNLPELEMHTTSFWYSFPGDIPFRVGLDGSQFGGSLRGLANILGKIAPLWVMCDPRDLRSISQVRAPFTERPTVYVYENIPGGVGLAQKLFVEHERLFESCRDHIRKCACSDGCPTCVGPPMEVGESGKDGVLKLLDYMLAHIPA, from the coding sequence ATGAACCTTGACCAGATAATCGACCTCCTCAAAAGCGACCATGAACTCAAGGGGAATATTTCCCACTGGAAAACCTATCCCCCGCGCCCCGCGAAATATGCCGACTACCCCCCGGGCCTTGACCAACGGTTGGTCACTACCCTGAAACAGCGCGGTATCGAGCGCCTCTACACGCATCAGGCTGAAGCCATCGAAGCTGTCCGAAAGGATAACGATGTTGTCGTGGTAACCCCGACCGCCTCGGGAAAGACCCTGTGCTATAACATTCCCGTTCTGGATCGCATCATGAAAGACCCAAACTCGCGGGCTCTGTACCTGTTTCCCACCAAGGCGCTCTCGCAGGACCAGCTTGCCGAACTATATGACCTGATCCAAAAAACAGAGGTCGATATCAAGACTTATACTTTCGATGGTGACACACCTCAGACAGCTCGCAGGCTCATTCGCTCGGCCGGACATATCGTGGTCACCAACCCGGACATGCTTCACGCCGGCATCCTGCCGCACCATACCAAATGGATTAAACTATTCGAAAATCTCAAATATGTCGTTATAGACGAGGTACATCACTATCGAGGCGTCTTTGGCTCTCACCTGGCAAATGTCATCAAACGGCTCAAACGGATATGCCGGTTCTATGGCTCCAATCCGACCTTCATATGCTGCTCGGCGACAATCGCCAACCCCGACGACCTGACCGAAAGGATCATCGGGCGAAAAGTCACCCTCATCGACAACAATGGAGCGCCGTCGGGCGAGCGCCATTTCCTTATTTACAACCCTCCGGTGGTGAACAAACAACTCGGAATCCGCAAGTCATCCGTGAACGAAGCCGCGCGCCTGGCCTCCCTGTTTCTGAAGCAAAAAATCCAGACCATTGTCTTCGCTCACTTCCGCCTTTATGTCGAGGTTCTCTTAACCTACCTCCAGAGAGAATTGAAAGGCAGCTTCGGGCGCGGCATAAATGTAGCCGGCTATCGCGGAGGCTACCTTCCCAATGAGAGACGACGTATCGAGGCGGGATTGCGAAACGGTTCAATCACCGGAGTCGTGTCAACCAACGCCCTCGAACTCGGGGTTGATATCGGGAGTCTCGATGTATCCATTATCGTCGGTTACCCCGGCTCTATTGCGTCGCTCTGGCAGCAGGCAGGGAGAGCCGGACGGCGAAGTACCACCGCAGTGACCGTAATGGTAGCCAACTCGACAGCCATCAACCAGTTCCTGTGCGCTGAACCGAAGTATGTTTTCGAACGAACCCCTGAATCCGGCATCATCGATCCCGATAACCTGATAATCCGGACCAATCACATCAAATGTGCCGCTTTCGAACTGCCCTTTGACGAGAATGACGGCCTTCAGCAGGATGGTACCAATCAAATCCTGGACTATCTGACCGAATCGAATATCCTTCGCAAAGCCGGCAACCGTTATCACTGGTCATCGGAAATCTATCCGGCACAGCAAATATCGCTCCGGTCCGCCTCGCCGGATAATTTCGTCATTCTCAATGAAAGCAACAACTCCGAGGTAATCGGCGAAGTGGACTATTTCTCGGCTCCAATTTTCCTCCACCCCGAGGCTATCTATCTCCACTCCGCCAACCAGTATCAGGTCACAAAGCTCGACTGGGAAGGTAAAAAAGCTTATGTGAAAGAAGTGGATGTTGACTACTATACCGACGCCGAGACCAAGACTGACCTCAAAGTGCTGTCCACGATCGACGACGAGAACTTCGGTGATGCTGTCATGAGCCATGGCGAGGTTACCGTCACCAACGTCACCGTCCTGTTCAAGAAAATCAAATTCCAGACGCACGAAAATATAGGTTCCGGCGAGCTCAATCTTCCTGAGCTTGAGATGCACACCACCTCCTTCTGGTATTCCTTCCCGGGCGATATTCCCTTCCGGGTGGGCCTCGACGGGTCTCAATTTGGCGGCTCCCTGAGAGGATTGGCGAACATTCTTGGCAAGATCGCTCCTCTGTGGGTGATGTGCGACCCGCGTGACCTCCGCTCAATCTCACAGGTGCGCGCCCCCTTTACGGAAAGGCCCACTGTTTATGTCTATGAAAATATCCCCGGAGGGGTTGGATTGGCACAAAAGTTATTCGTGGAACATGAGAGACTTTTCGAGTCCTGTCGCGACCACATCAGAAAGTGCGCCTGCTCTGATGGTTGCCCGACCTGCGTGGGTCCTCCGATGGAAGTCGGCGAGAGCGGCAAGGACGGCGTGCTCAAGCTCCTGGACTACATGCTCGCCCACATCCCGGCATAG
- a CDS encoding peptidase zinc-dependent — protein sequence MALLKSKIVVVPLGEVDFMMVNRLAADLGPIFNRSVDILKGMKTPVEAHNVIRNQYYCQVILSKLERLKANSREKVFAVCEEDLYLPDENNVLGHADILSGTGIVSLYEIRQEFYGLPEDDSKIYPRLYKEAVHQIAHLFEISDCRNPKCVNYYSQMMLDIDNKTERFCDICKRQLTGMV from the coding sequence ATGGCGCTGTTAAAATCGAAAATAGTCGTGGTCCCCCTCGGCGAAGTAGATTTCATGATGGTCAACAGGCTGGCCGCCGACCTCGGACCGATCTTTAACAGGTCGGTGGACATCCTCAAGGGCATGAAGACGCCGGTAGAGGCTCACAATGTCATCAGAAACCAATACTACTGCCAGGTTATACTCTCCAAGCTCGAGCGCCTCAAAGCCAACAGCCGCGAAAAAGTCTTCGCCGTGTGCGAAGAAGACCTGTATCTACCCGACGAAAACAATGTTCTCGGGCATGCCGATATCCTTTCGGGCACCGGAATTGTCTCACTCTACGAAATCCGCCAGGAGTTCTATGGTCTGCCCGAAGACGATTCGAAGATATACCCTCGGCTTTACAAAGAGGCGGTACACCAGATCGCCCATCTTTTCGAAATCTCCGATTGCCGCAACCCCAAGTGCGTGAACTATTACAGCCAGATGATGCTCGACATTGACAACAAGACCGAAAGATTCTGTGATATTTGTAAAAGGCAATTGACCGGCATGGTATAA
- the deoC gene encoding deoxyribose-phosphate aldolase: MDNILIDLNKRFDHAALKPETTRRDISILCADASEHQLYAVAVNPVWVAAAKSELSGSDVKIVSVAGFPLGANRSDVKVTEAIKAVSDGAHEIDMVAAIGRLVDNQFVEVEREVDEMRKNLPYNILLKVIIEAGLLTEQQQADAVKACINGGAQFVKTSTGFFGGATPQQVRNLVATANEQIEVKASGGIRTLADCREMLVAGAVRLGSSASVTIMRELKRSGQ, from the coding sequence ATGGACAACATTCTGATTGACCTGAATAAACGATTTGATCATGCTGCCCTGAAACCCGAGACCACCCGTCGTGATATCTCCATCTTGTGCGCTGACGCGAGCGAACATCAACTCTACGCCGTAGCCGTAAATCCGGTGTGGGTTGCTGCCGCGAAGTCGGAGCTATCCGGTTCTGACGTCAAAATTGTCTCCGTGGCAGGATTCCCTCTGGGCGCCAACCGTTCCGACGTCAAAGTAACTGAGGCCATCAAGGCCGTTTCCGACGGCGCTCACGAGATTGACATGGTGGCCGCAATCGGCCGGCTGGTTGACAATCAATTCGTCGAAGTTGAACGTGAGGTTGATGAAATGCGGAAGAATCTGCCGTATAATATACTGCTCAAAGTGATAATAGAGGCCGGTTTGCTGACTGAACAGCAGCAGGCCGATGCCGTGAAGGCGTGCATTAACGGCGGAGCCCAGTTCGTGAAAACGTCGACCGGGTTCTTCGGCGGAGCAACCCCACAGCAGGTGCGAAACCTTGTCGCAACGGCAAACGAACAAATTGAAGTCAAAGCATCAGGGGGCATTCGCACCCTGGCCGATTGTCGTGAAATGCTTGTGGCGGGCGCCGTGCGGCTGGGAAGTTCCGCCTCCGTGACTATTATGCGCGAACTCAAAAGGTCCGGTCAATGA